In Desulfuromonadaceae bacterium, a single genomic region encodes these proteins:
- a CDS encoding fused MFS/spermidine synthase — protein MRFTRGQRYFLYLLFSLSGGCALIYEILWTRHLALLFGTTIYAVSIVAASFMGGLALGGYLIGRYADRKANLLKIYAAIEIGIAAMAFLLPHAIDLAGELHVAFEFFIPDYQLLIHISRLFFCAALLAPPTILIGGTFPLMCRLFAREKCGGQIGRLYAMNTLGAVAGTFLAGYVLIPQLGMNLTGGIAIAGNLSVAVGAFVLARGRGRVLASEAEPPTVAHLKFRNHRLVLFATAMIGFFSLAYEILWTRVFLLYLGNTTYAFSLILCTFLIGIALGGALYARHVHRAMDERKIFIRLSGLMGLVILATAPGYDYLAYVFQWAHIFSGENWTILTLLSLLIVFTVMFIPTMISGALFPAAVAIIDPGKLRTGSGVGLVVLCNTLGAVAGSIAAGFVMVPTFGLLNSFRLLALLNIALTFFLLIKSTMNNRRGILYPVLVVTLVVIVSVPLKWDQKLMNAGVYVYAHRYASEGGIDHVLAQERLLDVIEGVETTVAVFESLDQEHRFFTVNGKTDGGTGRDIATQLLVGQLPLLLHPDPAQVMVIGLGTGITLRGMSDHPTRSIYCAEISPEVVAAEKYFREENDAALENPKITLDVVDGRERLMVSERTFDVITSQPSNPWQTGNANLFTADFYRLAATRLKPGGIFCQWIGLYDITPTNLKIALNTFLDTFGHTLAFRSGTDLILVGTTSSMSFDYLSIKKRLENPRIAATLKLIDIASPGDLLARHFLCSAESLQSFTSTTRQINTDNLPVLEFSAKDTLYLAATGKLQMTNIDTLLEHMANVSLPLGNLGATNQIIARSLRDIAQSFSKVGRDSYASKFMQMARSIESK, from the coding sequence ATGCGTTTTACCCGTGGACAGCGCTATTTCCTTTATCTTCTTTTTTCTCTTTCTGGCGGCTGCGCCCTGATTTACGAGATTCTGTGGACCAGGCACCTGGCGCTCCTGTTCGGCACCACAATCTACGCGGTCAGCATCGTCGCCGCATCATTTATGGGCGGCCTGGCGCTTGGCGGCTACCTGATCGGACGCTATGCCGACCGCAAAGCCAACCTGCTGAAGATCTACGCGGCGATCGAAATCGGCATCGCGGCAATGGCGTTTTTGCTCCCCCATGCCATCGACCTGGCTGGCGAGCTGCATGTCGCTTTTGAGTTTTTTATTCCCGACTACCAGCTGCTGATCCACATCAGTCGCTTGTTTTTTTGTGCTGCCCTGCTCGCCCCACCGACAATTTTGATCGGTGGGACTTTTCCCCTGATGTGCCGACTTTTTGCGCGCGAAAAATGTGGCGGGCAAATTGGCCGACTTTACGCCATGAACACCCTGGGAGCTGTGGCCGGAACCTTTCTGGCGGGATATGTGCTGATCCCGCAACTCGGCATGAACCTGACCGGGGGGATCGCGATAGCCGGAAACCTCAGTGTCGCGGTCGGTGCCTTTGTCCTCGCTCGCGGTCGCGGCCGGGTTCTCGCCAGCGAAGCCGAGCCGCCCACAGTTGCTCACCTTAAATTCAGGAATCATCGTCTGGTGCTGTTTGCCACGGCGATGATCGGGTTTTTTTCACTGGCTTATGAAATTCTCTGGACGCGGGTTTTCCTGCTCTATCTGGGCAACACGACCTACGCTTTTTCTCTGATTCTGTGCACTTTTCTGATTGGCATTGCGCTGGGTGGCGCGCTCTACGCCCGCCATGTTCACCGCGCAATGGATGAAAGAAAAATCTTTATCCGACTCAGCGGTCTGATGGGACTGGTGATCCTGGCAACCGCCCCCGGTTATGACTATCTGGCTTATGTCTTCCAGTGGGCTCACATCTTCTCGGGGGAGAACTGGACGATTTTAACCCTGCTCTCGTTGCTGATCGTTTTCACGGTCATGTTCATCCCCACCATGATTTCCGGAGCGTTGTTCCCTGCCGCTGTGGCGATTATCGACCCTGGCAAACTGCGCACCGGTTCGGGGGTGGGTCTGGTGGTGCTGTGCAATACGTTGGGGGCGGTAGCGGGGAGTATTGCGGCAGGCTTTGTCATGGTTCCCACGTTTGGTCTGCTCAACAGTTTTCGTTTGCTGGCCCTGCTCAACATTGCGCTGACCTTTTTTTTGCTGATTAAATCTACGATGAATAATCGCCGCGGCATCCTTTACCCGGTGCTTGTTGTCACCCTGGTTGTCATCGTTTCGGTGCCGCTCAAGTGGGATCAAAAACTGATGAACGCGGGCGTTTATGTCTATGCCCATCGCTACGCCAGTGAGGGGGGGATCGACCACGTGCTGGCGCAGGAGCGATTGCTCGATGTGATCGAAGGGGTCGAAACCACGGTTGCGGTCTTTGAGAGTCTCGATCAAGAGCACCGTTTTTTCACGGTTAACGGCAAGACCGACGGTGGCACCGGGCGCGATATCGCGACCCAGCTACTGGTCGGTCAACTGCCACTGCTGCTCCATCCCGATCCGGCCCAGGTGATGGTGATCGGCCTCGGCACCGGCATCACCTTGCGCGGGATGAGTGACCACCCGACCCGCTCCATCTACTGCGCCGAAATCTCGCCGGAGGTGGTTGCGGCAGAAAAATATTTCCGTGAAGAGAATGACGCAGCGCTTGAAAACCCCAAGATCACCCTGGACGTTGTCGATGGCCGCGAACGCCTGATGGTTTCCGAACGCACTTTTGATGTCATCACCTCACAACCGTCCAACCCGTGGCAAACCGGGAACGCCAACCTGTTCACTGCCGATTTTTATCGCCTTGCCGCGACCCGGCTGAAACCCGGCGGTATTTTCTGCCAATGGATCGGACTTTACGACATCACACCGACAAATCTGAAGATTGCGTTGAACACCTTTCTCGACACCTTCGGCCACACCCTGGCTTTCCGCTCCGGCACCGATCTGATTCTGGTCGGCACCACCAGCAGTATGTCTTTCGATTACCTGTCGATCAAAAAACGCCTGGAAAATCCACGCATCGCCGCAACGCTGAAGTTGATCGATATCGCCTCGCCGGGCGATCTGCTCGCCAGACACTTCCTCTGCTCTGCTGAATCGCTGCAATCGTTTACCTCCACAACACGGCAAATCAATACCGACAACCTTCCCGTTCTGGAATTCTCCGCCAAAGACACCCTTTATCTGGCCGCTACCGGCAAACTGCAAATGACCAACATTGACACCCTGCTCGAACACATGGCGAACGTCTCCTTGCCCCTTGGCAATCTGGGCGCCACGAACCAGATCATCGCCCGGTCGCTGCGTGACATCGCGCAGAGTTTTTCAAAAGTTGGCCGTGATAGCTACGCAAGCAAGTTTATGCAAATGGCACGGAGCATTGAATCAAAGTAG
- the speD gene encoding adenosylmethionine decarboxylase, translated as MHIKKSAKSAKSNRPKRRKIKLRGFNNLTKTLSFNIYDICYAPTPQARKEYLEYIDEEYNSERLVRILNEVADIIGANVLNISSQDYDPMGASVTMLIAEEPIEPKPEQALAHLDKSHLCIHTYPESDSRSGISTFRVDVDVSTCGKISPLKALNHLIESFESDIVLLDYKVRGFTRDTKGRKHYIDHRIHSIQQYIKKSTLELYQCVDINIHQENLFHTKMLLRDFDFATYLFGATPENFSAEGERRVRESLRREMTEIFYSKNIF; from the coding sequence ATGCATATCAAAAAATCTGCAAAAAGTGCCAAAAGCAATCGCCCCAAGCGCCGCAAGATTAAATTGCGCGGTTTTAACAACCTGACCAAAACCCTCTCTTTTAATATTTACGATATTTGCTATGCTCCCACGCCGCAGGCGCGCAAGGAGTATCTGGAGTATATCGACGAAGAGTATAATTCGGAGCGGCTGGTGCGGATCCTTAATGAGGTGGCCGACATTATCGGCGCCAATGTCCTCAACATCTCCAGTCAGGATTACGATCCGATGGGGGCGAGCGTCACCATGCTGATCGCCGAGGAACCGATTGAGCCAAAACCGGAGCAGGCGCTGGCACACCTGGACAAGAGTCATCTGTGCATTCACACTTATCCGGAAAGTGATTCGCGTTCGGGGATTTCGACTTTTCGGGTGGATGTCGATGTCTCGACCTGCGGCAAGATCAGCCCGCTGAAAGCGCTCAACCACCTGATCGAATCGTTTGAGTCGGATATTGTTCTGCTTGACTACAAGGTGCGTGGTTTCACGCGCGACACCAAGGGGCGCAAGCATTATATCGACCACCGTATCCACTCGATTCAGCAATACATCAAAAAATCAACGCTGGAACTGTACCAGTGTGTCGATATCAACATCCATCAGGAGAATCTTTTTCATACCAAGATGTTGTTGCGTGATTTTGATTTTGCCACCTACCTTTTTGGCGCCACGCCGGAGAATTTTTCTGCGGAAGGCGAGCGGCGGGTACGCGAATCGCTGCGCCGCGAAATGACGGAAATTTTCTACTCGAAAAATATCTTCTAA